CCGGCCAGGATGCGCTGCCAGGCGTCCTCGGCGGTCTCGATGCCGCCGACCGAGACGAGGGCGAGCCGGCCGTCGGTGCGCTTGCGCAGCCGTTCCAGCACCTCCAGCGAGCGCTCCTTGAGCGGGGCGCCGGAGAGGCCGCCCGTGCCGATCTCGGCGACCCGCTCGGCGGGGGTGCGCAGGCCCTCGCGGCCGATGGTGGTGTTGGTGGCGATGATGCCGTCCAGGCCGAGGTGCAGGGCCATGTCGGCGATCTCGTCGATGTCCTCGTCGGCCAGGTCGGGGGCGATCTTCACCAGCAGCGGCACGTGGTGGCGGGTGACCTCGTCGACGGCCTTGCGGACGTCCCACAGCAGCGGCCCGAGCACCTGGACGGCCTGGAGGTTGCGCAGCCCGGGGGTGTTGGGCGAGGAGACGTTGACGACCAGGTAGTCGGCGTAGGGGGCGAGCGCCCGGGCGCTCTTCAGGTAGTCGGCCGTCGCCTCGTCCTCCGGCACGGCCTTGGTCTTGCCGATGTTGACGCCGATGACGGGGGTGCTGGTGGTGTGCGGGCGGGCGGCGAGGCGGGCGGCGACCCGGGCCGAGCCCTGGTTGTTGAAGCCCATCCGGTTGATCAGCGCCCGGTCCTCGACCAGGCGGAACAGCCGGGGCGCCGGGTTGCCGGGCTGCGGCTCGCCGGTGACGGTGCCGATCTCGACGAAGTCGAAGCCGAGCATGGCCAGGCCGTCGATGCCGATGCCGTCCTTGTCGAAGCCCGCGCCGAGGCCGAACGGGCCGGGCAGGTCGAGGCCGAGCGCGGTGGTGCGCAGCCGGGGGTCGCGCGGGGCGAGCAGGGCCCGCACCAGCGTGCGCAGGCCGGGCACCGAGCGGGCCAGCCG
This is a stretch of genomic DNA from Kitasatospora fiedleri. It encodes these proteins:
- a CDS encoding quinone-dependent dihydroorotate dehydrogenase yields the protein MYKLLFHLLFKKMDPEKAHHLAFFWIRLARSVPGLRTLVRALLAPRDPRLRTTALGLDLPGPFGLGAGFDKDGIGIDGLAMLGFDFVEIGTVTGEPQPGNPAPRLFRLVEDRALINRMGFNNQGSARVAARLAARPHTTSTPVIGVNIGKTKAVPEDEATADYLKSARALAPYADYLVVNVSSPNTPGLRNLQAVQVLGPLLWDVRKAVDEVTRHHVPLLVKIAPDLADEDIDEIADMALHLGLDGIIATNTTIGREGLRTPAERVAEIGTGGLSGAPLKERSLEVLERLRKRTDGRLALVSVGGIETAEDAWQRILAGADLVQGYSAFIYQGPFWMRKVHKGLSARLRAAGYATIGEAVGRGNR